The proteins below come from a single Iocasia fonsfrigidae genomic window:
- a CDS encoding mechanosensitive ion channel family protein, whose product MLEETWLQELSELLYNSRYQLLYSVLLILIISLLKWLVNKFINNNVKDITIRYKWRKMTTYLSFIITLALILPIWLKGFKSFLTYLGLSTAGLAIALRDLIASFIGWVFIFWRRPFSIGDRIEIDGMAGDVIDIRLFQFSLIEIGNWVDADQSTGRVVHIPNNKILSCDISNYTAGFSLIWNEIPVLITFESDWERAKEILLSIAREESDDVEVNRTKIDQAAKKFLIYYGNLEPIVYTRVRESGVLLTIRYLCEPQQRRNSEGVIWENILKVFSQVERIELAYPTQRFYLKNIKERQGIEINDKYREGDENGN is encoded by the coding sequence TAATAATATCTCTTCTTAAATGGCTTGTAAACAAGTTTATTAATAATAACGTAAAAGATATTACTATTCGCTATAAATGGCGTAAAATGACAACATATTTATCATTTATTATTACCCTTGCTTTAATTCTTCCTATATGGTTGAAGGGTTTTAAATCTTTTTTAACATACCTTGGTTTATCTACTGCCGGTCTAGCAATTGCCTTGCGTGATTTGATTGCAAGTTTTATAGGCTGGGTATTTATATTTTGGAGAAGGCCTTTTTCTATTGGAGATAGAATAGAGATAGATGGAATGGCTGGTGATGTTATTGATATACGTCTTTTTCAGTTTTCTTTAATAGAAATTGGTAACTGGGTGGATGCAGATCAGAGTACTGGAAGAGTGGTACATATTCCCAATAACAAAATATTAAGTTGTGATATTTCCAATTATACTGCTGGATTTTCACTTATCTGGAATGAGATACCAGTTTTAATCACCTTTGAAAGTGATTGGGAAAGGGCAAAAGAAATTTTATTATCAATAGCTAGAGAGGAATCAGATGATGTTGAGGTTAATAGAACTAAAATTGACCAGGCAGCAAAGAAGTTTTTGATATACTATGGGAACTTAGAACCTATTGTTTATACCAGGGTAAGGGAGAGTGGTGTTTTACTTACTATAAGGTATCTATGTGAACCCCAGCAGCGAAGGAATTCAGAGGGTGTAATCTGGGAGAACATATTAAAGGTTTTTTCACAAGTTGAAAGAATTGAACTTGCTTACCCAACACAACGTTTTTATTTAAAAAATATTAAAGAAAGACAAGGGATAGAAATAAATGATAAATATAGAGAAGGTGATGAAAATGGAAATTAA